The region gATGGAATCTCCGATGAAAGGATGGCTACCTGTCTCAGATGAAGCTAGCTTTTCATATGATATTCCGCAGGATCGCAGAGGAGATGGCGGTGAAGGGATATGATGAGTGTTGTCCCCCTAGTGCTCGTTATTAGTATGCTTACGTAtcgtgatgatcatgatgtgTTCTTATTGTAGTCAGAATGAATGTCTGTATGGTGCGATTGGTATGTTAATTGTAAGAAGATTCTTTAGCTTGCgtgtgtcctgctgctgctgtgtacgTCAGAGTGATTGAGTTCATGTGCGTGTCtcattgtgtttttgtgcgtgTTAAATTAGTGCACGTGTTGGAGTTGCATATAAATGCAAATAGCCACAGCAAGCGTCGCATGCTGTAAGAGAATCAAGCCTCTAGCTCCTAGTTAGTTAAGTATacccggggggagaggaaCAAGGAATTAGGTAGGAGTCGCCGAACGGGTCGAAGAATAAAACGAATTGCTAATGAAACCAGAACAAATGGTGTGCCGTGTACTCCGAACTGTATGAAGAAAGAAATCTGAGAAACTCTGCAAATGCTACATAGActaatatttcatttattgttCTCGAAAGCGACGATACCCGAACCGACCGCAAAGCCTACtcttctgccgctgctgctcttaCTCTTCTGAACACTAAAAACGTATTTCAAAACCAACTTCTacgaccaacagcagcagtagcgtagAATACTGTGGGGACCCATGTCCTTTTCTTATTCTTGGTGTGTTCCTTGGTGGAGCTCTTGGTGGTGACCACCGTTTACTTCTTGTTCGCCTTAAAGATCATCGCCAGGCCAACACCGATGGCCGCTGCCGAACCAGCAATTAACGCCAATCTCTTATCGATCGTGAGACTGTTGGAAAGAAAAGGACGAAACGAGTGGAATGAATCGATCAGTTGCGGAATacgaataaaacaaacacgcgACAAGCGGAAGTAGGAAAAAACCCGTAACAAAAGATTTATTCGATTTCAATAGAGATagggagaaaaaacaaattcttACAAGGGAGAGAGTCGTAAGTGGAACTGTATAACCGATAGTTAATGGTAGGAATTTGAGCTAACAGCACCCCGCACCAAGCCCGTTGGTGTGCCAGATTAAAGTAAAAGTGTCAAGGCCTCTGGGGCCCATTGAATCGCGGGTTTGGTTAACCGAAAAACTTCGTCTTCAGCGATCCCAACCAGGACCCCGAGGAACCTTTGGCAGTCGAGGAGGAATCGGAGCTACAGgagtgcaaaaaagaaaaaagaaggaaaatgaggaataaaataataaaaccagGGGCTCGTCCACACAACAGACAACCTTGTCCGCAACCAcagccaaaaaggaaacaaagacCATTTGGCGAGCACGCTAGTAAAGGGGTTTCTCTTTCTTTAATCAGGCCGCTCTTGCACCACCAACGAGACGTCGCGTGGGCGCCCTTGTTTACTCACCTGCTGGCcactttcgttttctttttccgatCCGCTTCGGCGAGCTCACCGATCAAGTATTGCTTCATCTGTTCTCTGGAAGTAACGAAGATCCGGAACGATTAGCGTCCGTGCTAATGGATTGCGGGTTCTGGCGCCAAAGCACCACCCCAAGGGTTGTACCTACTTGGCATCGCTGCTGTGGCCAACGTCATCAAACTCTGTCGTAGCTTCCTTTCCGGCATATTCGATCAGCACCTCCTCGCCACCGGGATGCTAcaagaggggagggggtgatAGGAGATAACACGGAGATGACACCATGAGGGTTCGCCATCGCCCTCAGCGATAAGCCGCACCATTTGAATACGTACCTCGTGGAGAAACTTGGTCACATCGTACACTTTATCGTGGATGACCATCCACACATCGGTGGGCTTATTGTGTTGGCCAACCTCGGCCAGCGTATACTGCTTCTGAGCCATATCGTTAATCGGGGGGTTTGTCTCGTGAGGTGGCACTAACTGCGAGCGGTGAGAATGATTTGTCCGGAACGAGCACACGGGCAGGAATGACTCGGTATGACGCTTTTTCCctagtggtttgttttttttttgttgtatcaCAGACTTTGATTACTCATGGTCAGTCGGGGAAGAGGGAGAATTTTAAAGTGATCGGATTCGCGACTCTCCGTTAAGAACCACTAGAAGTAAacaaaggggtgggg is a window of Anopheles aquasalis chromosome 2, idAnoAquaMG_Q_19, whole genome shotgun sequence DNA encoding:
- the LOC126572680 gene encoding cytochrome b5 isoform X1 gives rise to the protein MAQKQYTLAEVGQHNKPTDVWMVIHDKVYDVTKFLHEHPGGEEVLIEYAGKEATTEFDDVGHSSDAKEQMKQYLIGELAEADRKKKTKVASSLTIDKRLALIAGSAAAIGVGLAMIFKANKK
- the LOC126572680 gene encoding cytochrome b5 isoform X2, which codes for MAQKQYTLAEVGQHNKPTDVWMVIHDKVYDVTKFLHEHPGGEEVLIEYAGKEATTEFDDVGHSSDAKEQMKQYLIGELAEADRKKKTKVASSSDSSSTAKGSSGSWLGSLKTKFFG